The proteins below are encoded in one region of Ktedonobacterales bacterium:
- a CDS encoding 2-isopropylmalate synthase has product MISGANTPDRMDVDSIGALVAENNGSQDRPVRPIHIFDTTLRDGEQSPGASMTFDEKMQVAEQLVRLGVDIIEAGFPSASPGDLAAVREIARRTRGTAVAGLARANHADIDACREALQDAEHPVLHVFIATSDLHLQYKLAMTREEVLARINEMVRYGRRFFADVEFSAEDATRSDWNFLSQVFTTAVRAGASVVNIPDTVGYTMPNEYTALLTHLRRTVPGIEQVTMSAHCHDDLGMATANTLAAIAAGVGQVEVTINGLGERAGNTALEEVVMALRTRADAYAGYTTGIVSEQLVPASQLVSQITGIPVQPNKAIVGANAFAHEAGIHQDGMLKHRGTYEIMEPRIVGWAESKLVLGKHSGRHGFDAHLRKLGIRLRGEELQRAYEGFIAYVDEHKTVGDDDLRRIAEFAQRMTLRQQASA; this is encoded by the coding sequence ACCCTGCGCGATGGCGAACAGTCGCCTGGAGCCAGCATGACCTTTGATGAGAAGATGCAGGTTGCCGAGCAACTGGTTCGGCTGGGCGTGGACATCATCGAGGCCGGTTTCCCGTCGGCGTCGCCGGGCGATCTGGCAGCCGTCCGCGAGATCGCGCGACGCACGCGAGGAACGGCGGTGGCCGGGCTGGCGCGCGCCAATCATGCTGATATTGACGCCTGCCGTGAAGCGCTTCAGGATGCCGAACATCCGGTGCTGCACGTCTTCATTGCCACCTCCGATCTGCATCTCCAGTACAAACTGGCGATGACCCGCGAGGAAGTCCTGGCGCGCATCAACGAGATGGTGCGCTATGGCCGTCGCTTTTTTGCCGACGTGGAGTTTTCCGCAGAAGACGCGACCAGAAGCGACTGGAACTTTCTGAGCCAGGTCTTTACGACGGCGGTCCGCGCGGGCGCTTCGGTGGTTAACATTCCCGACACGGTGGGCTACACCATGCCAAATGAGTATACAGCCTTGCTCACCCATCTGCGTCGGACCGTTCCAGGCATCGAACAGGTGACGATGAGCGCCCACTGCCACGATGATCTGGGGATGGCGACAGCCAACACACTGGCCGCAATCGCGGCGGGCGTGGGTCAGGTGGAGGTAACGATCAACGGCCTGGGCGAGCGCGCGGGCAATACGGCGCTGGAAGAGGTGGTCATGGCGCTGCGCACCCGCGCCGACGCCTACGCTGGCTATACGACAGGCATCGTGAGCGAGCAGCTTGTTCCGGCCAGTCAACTGGTCAGCCAGATCACCGGCATTCCGGTGCAGCCAAACAAAGCCATTGTCGGCGCGAACGCCTTTGCGCACGAGGCCGGTATCCATCAGGATGGCATGCTGAAGCATCGCGGCACCTACGAGATCATGGAGCCGCGCATCGTCGGCTGGGCCGAATCAAAGCTGGTGCTGGGCAAGCATTCTGGCCGACACGGCTTCGACGCCCATCTGCGCAAGCTGGGGATACGGCTGCGCGGCGAAGAACTCCAGCGCGCCTATGAGGGCTTTATCGCCTATGTTGATGAACACAAGACAGTGGGCGATGACGACCTGCGCCGCATCGCCGAGTTTGCCCAGCGAATGACGCTGCGCCAGCAGGCCAGCGCGTAA
- a CDS encoding 3-isopropylmalate dehydratase large subunit — MGSTMAEKMLASHAGKRRVEAGEMIDVRADIVMANDITGPLAIKEFHKIGIDRVFDPRRVIFVSSHFTPAKDIQSAQQAGILRKFAREQGTVYFEIGRGGIEHVVLPEQGLVVPGQVVVGGDSHTCTYGALGCFATGMGSTDIAAALATGEVWMRVPPTIKFVYHGEHPPWVSAKDMILQTIGAIGVEGGRGAVMEFSGEAVAGLSMEGRLTMANMAIEAGADAGLFPVDEKTLSYVAARAKWPYEVVASDPDAHYTQVFEFDVSAMEPMVACPYDPANIKPVSQVDQRPLDQVFIGSCTNNRIEDLRIVADLLRGRVIHPDIRCIIIPGSVEVERQALREGLLEVFQQAEAVIAPPGCGPCLGGYMGVLGPGERAVSTSNRNFRGRMGHRDAEVYLASPAVAAASALLGRVASPAEIVREEVPAR, encoded by the coding sequence ATGGGTTCAACAATGGCTGAAAAGATGCTCGCCAGCCATGCCGGAAAGAGGCGGGTAGAAGCAGGCGAGATGATTGACGTGCGAGCCGATATTGTCATGGCAAACGACATTACCGGCCCGCTGGCGATCAAAGAGTTTCACAAAATCGGCATTGACCGGGTGTTTGACCCCAGGCGGGTCATCTTCGTTTCCAGCCACTTCACTCCCGCCAAAGATATTCAGTCGGCCCAGCAGGCCGGGATTCTGCGCAAGTTTGCCCGCGAGCAGGGGACCGTCTATTTCGAGATCGGGCGCGGCGGCATCGAGCATGTCGTCCTGCCAGAGCAAGGGCTGGTCGTCCCTGGGCAGGTGGTGGTCGGCGGCGACTCACATACCTGCACCTATGGGGCGCTGGGCTGCTTTGCTACCGGCATGGGTTCGACAGACATCGCGGCGGCGCTGGCAACCGGCGAGGTCTGGATGCGCGTGCCGCCCACCATCAAGTTTGTCTATCATGGCGAGCACCCTCCCTGGGTCAGCGCCAAAGATATGATCTTGCAGACCATTGGCGCTATCGGCGTCGAGGGAGGGCGTGGCGCGGTCATGGAATTCAGCGGGGAAGCAGTGGCCGGTCTGAGCATGGAGGGCCGCCTGACGATGGCAAATATGGCGATTGAAGCCGGAGCCGACGCCGGGCTGTTCCCAGTTGACGAAAAAACGCTCTCTTACGTGGCGGCGCGGGCCAAATGGCCCTATGAGGTGGTCGCCAGCGACCCCGACGCCCACTACACCCAGGTATTTGAGTTCGATGTCTCCGCGATGGAGCCAATGGTGGCCTGCCCCTATGACCCGGCCAACATCAAGCCGGTGAGCCAGGTAGACCAGCGTCCGCTCGATCAGGTCTTCATCGGTTCCTGCACCAATAACCGCATCGAAGACCTGCGCATTGTGGCCGATCTGCTGCGCGGGCGCGTCATTCATCCCGACATACGCTGCATCATCATCCCCGGCTCGGTGGAAGTCGAGCGTCAGGCATTGCGCGAGGGCTTGCTTGAGGTTTTTCAGCAGGCCGAAGCGGTGATCGCGCCTCCCGGCTGCGGCCCCTGTCTGGGTGGCTATATGGGTGTGCTTGGTCCTGGCGAGCGCGCTGTCTCCACCAGCAACCGCAATTTTCGCGGGCGCATGGGCCACCGCGACGCCGAAGTCTATCTGGCAAGTCCGGCAGTTGCCGCCGCCTCGGCGCTGCTGGGGCGGGTTGCCAGCCCCGCTGAGATTGTGCGCGAGGAGGTACCAGCGCGATGA
- a CDS encoding branched-chain amino acid transaminase: MVHHITPPTTPAKAAAPVIPTVAAEQGLAYFGGAIVPMSEATVSVSTHALNYGTGCFEGIRAYWNAEQEQLYVLKLREHFERFASSQRLLKIQIPESVDALCEITLEMLRRQNFRQDVYIRPLAYKSSRTIKLTLSSLEDSVTIFAFPMGNYVDISSGLHVSISSWRRVSGNAIPVRAKTVGAYINSALAIDEATAAGYDEAIFLTESGNVSEGSSCNLFLVRRGQFSTPRTSDDILEGITRNGIIEMARRDLGIQTRERAIDRTELYDADEIFLTGTGVQISPVTRIEGRPIGNGQPGPITMELQRRYLSAARGDDPDYATWCTSVYPARS, from the coding sequence ATGGTTCATCACATTACTCCCCCAACAACCCCGGCAAAGGCAGCCGCGCCCGTCATCCCTACTGTGGCAGCGGAGCAGGGACTCGCCTACTTTGGTGGAGCGATTGTGCCGATGAGCGAAGCAACAGTCAGCGTGTCAACACATGCCCTTAACTATGGCACCGGCTGCTTCGAGGGCATTCGCGCCTACTGGAATGCTGAACAAGAGCAGCTTTACGTTCTCAAGCTGCGCGAGCATTTTGAGCGGTTTGCCAGTTCGCAGCGCCTGCTCAAGATACAGATACCAGAGTCCGTTGACGCATTGTGCGAAATCACGCTTGAGATGCTGCGTCGGCAGAACTTCCGCCAGGATGTCTATATCCGCCCGCTGGCCTATAAATCGTCCCGAACCATCAAACTGACATTAAGCAGCCTTGAGGATTCAGTAACCATCTTTGCCTTTCCGATGGGCAATTACGTAGACATCAGCAGCGGCCTGCATGTCAGCATCTCTTCTTGGCGGCGCGTCAGTGGCAATGCCATTCCGGTGCGCGCCAAGACGGTTGGCGCGTATATCAACAGCGCGCTGGCAATTGACGAGGCCACCGCTGCTGGCTACGACGAGGCGATCTTTCTGACCGAATCTGGCAATGTCTCCGAGGGCAGTTCTTGCAATCTTTTCCTGGTGCGGCGCGGCCAGTTCAGCACTCCGCGCACCTCCGACGATATTCTCGAAGGCATCACGCGCAATGGTATAATCGAGATGGCCCGGCGCGACCTCGGTATCCAGACCCGCGAGCGGGCGATTGATCGCACCGAACTCTATGACGCGGACGAAATCTTTCTCACCGGCACAGGAGTGCAGATTTCGCCAGTGACCCGTATCGAGGGCCGCCCCATCGGCAATGGTCAGCCTGGCCCGATCACGATGGAGCTTCAGCGCCGCTATCTGAGCGCCGCGCGTGGAGACGACCCTGATTACGCGACGTGGTGTACATCCGTCTATCCCGCCAGGAGTTGA
- a CDS encoding 3-isopropylmalate dehydratase small subunit, with protein MTDTLSMMIPSEGKAWVFGDNIDTDVIIPARYLMTTDPAELAKHCMEDSDPGFAASVRPGDVIVAGNNFGCGSSREHAPLAIKGAGIGVVIAPSFARIFYRNAINIGLPILECVEAVAAIQPGDTLRVDLASGRIEDVTTGQSFQALAYPESILRIIEAGGLIAATRQKLQAAGKLSAGTIER; from the coding sequence ATGACAGATACGCTCTCCATGATGATCCCAAGCGAAGGCAAAGCCTGGGTCTTTGGCGATAACATTGATACCGACGTGATTATCCCCGCCCGTTACCTGATGACCACCGACCCGGCGGAACTGGCGAAGCACTGCATGGAAGATAGTGATCCCGGCTTTGCCGCCAGCGTGCGTCCTGGCGATGTGATCGTGGCTGGCAATAATTTTGGCTGCGGCTCCTCGCGCGAACACGCGCCCCTGGCGATCAAAGGCGCGGGCATTGGCGTGGTGATCGCCCCATCGTTCGCGCGCATCTTCTACCGCAACGCGATCAATATTGGCCTGCCCATCCTGGAATGCGTCGAAGCGGTGGCGGCGATCCAGCCAGGCGATACGCTGCGTGTTGATCTGGCGAGCGGGCGCATTGAAGATGTGACCACCGGCCAATCCTTCCAGGCGCTGGCGTATCCTGAATCTATCCTGCGTATCATCGAGGCGGGCGGCCTGATTGCCGCCACCCGTCAAAAACTCCAGGCAGCAGGCAAACTGTCAGCAGGTACAATAGAGAGGTAA
- the ilvD gene encoding dihydroxy-acid dehydratase translates to MSENHHALNARSRPLLEGTDRAAARSMLKAIGLTDADLSRPLIGIANTWTEIGPCNFHLRRLSAKVKEGVRAAGGTPLEFNTVSISDGITMGTSGMKASLVSREIIADSIELEALGNYFDGLIVLTACDKTMPGSIMALARVNIPSLMLYGGSIAPGRYRGRDVTVQDVFEAIGAYTAGKINREDLQEIEGAACPGPGACGGQFTANTMATFAEILGICPMGLADVPAMDAEKDNVSYRAGQLIMQMIEQDLTPRKVITRASLENAVAAAAASGGSTNVVLHSLAIAREAGIPFTIDDIEAISKRTPLICDLKPTGRFFALDMYRAGGIRLLAQRLVEDGHADGSCLTVTGKTLAEESASARETPGQEVIHTWEQAISPNGGLHILKGNLAPSGSVAKLKGTEPRAFRGPARVFDSEHAAFEAVKQQAIQPGDVVVIRYEGPVGGPGMQEMLQVTAALIGQGLGGSVMLMTDGRFSGATHGLMIGHVAPEAAVGGPIGLLQEGDTISVDVDARSLNVDLSADELAARRRAWTPPVPHYPSGVMAKYAALVAQADDGAITNRTYLAAQPTSVGSSSS, encoded by the coding sequence ATGTCTGAAAACCATCATGCGCTCAACGCGCGCAGCCGCCCCTTGCTTGAGGGGACTGATCGCGCCGCTGCCCGTTCGATGCTCAAAGCCATTGGTTTGACCGACGCCGATCTATCCCGGCCTCTCATCGGCATCGCCAATACCTGGACCGAGATCGGTCCCTGCAACTTTCATCTGCGCCGCCTGTCTGCCAAAGTGAAAGAAGGCGTGCGCGCCGCTGGTGGCACACCGCTGGAGTTCAACACCGTCTCCATCTCCGATGGCATCACGATGGGGACTTCCGGCATGAAGGCTTCGCTGGTCAGCCGGGAGATCATCGCCGACTCCATCGAACTGGAGGCGCTGGGTAACTACTTCGATGGCCTGATTGTGCTGACCGCCTGCGATAAGACCATGCCGGGCAGCATCATGGCGCTGGCGCGCGTGAACATCCCTTCGCTGATGCTCTACGGCGGCTCGATTGCGCCGGGGCGCTATCGAGGCCGCGATGTGACGGTGCAGGATGTATTTGAGGCCATTGGCGCTTACACCGCCGGAAAGATCAACCGCGAGGATTTGCAAGAAATCGAGGGCGCGGCCTGTCCGGGGCCGGGCGCGTGCGGCGGCCAATTCACCGCTAATACGATGGCGACCTTCGCCGAAATCCTGGGCATCTGCCCGATGGGCCTGGCCGATGTCCCGGCAATGGACGCGGAAAAGGATAACGTATCGTACCGGGCAGGCCAGCTTATCATGCAGATGATCGAACAAGACCTGACACCGCGCAAGGTCATCACGCGCGCCTCGCTGGAAAACGCTGTTGCCGCCGCTGCTGCCAGCGGCGGCTCAACCAACGTCGTGCTGCACAGCCTGGCGATTGCCCGCGAGGCAGGCATTCCCTTTACCATTGACGATATTGAGGCCATCAGCAAGCGTACACCGCTGATCTGCGATCTGAAGCCAACCGGGCGCTTCTTTGCGCTGGATATGTATCGCGCCGGAGGCATACGCCTGCTGGCACAGCGGCTGGTGGAAGACGGCCATGCCGACGGAAGCTGTCTGACGGTGACGGGCAAGACCCTGGCCGAAGAGAGCGCCAGCGCCCGTGAAACCCCAGGGCAGGAAGTCATCCACACCTGGGAGCAAGCGATTAGCCCGAATGGCGGGCTGCATATCCTCAAGGGCAACCTGGCTCCGAGCGGTTCTGTGGCAAAACTCAAAGGGACCGAACCGCGAGCGTTCCGGGGGCCAGCGCGCGTCTTTGACAGCGAACACGCCGCCTTCGAGGCCGTCAAACAGCAGGCCATTCAGCCGGGCGATGTGGTCGTCATTCGCTACGAGGGGCCGGTTGGCGGGCCAGGCATGCAGGAGATGTTGCAGGTGACGGCGGCGCTTATCGGCCAGGGGTTAGGCGGCTCGGTCATGCTCATGACCGATGGGCGTTTCTCCGGGGCAACGCATGGCCTGATGATCGGGCATGTTGCGCCGGAGGCTGCCGTTGGCGGTCCCATCGGCCTGCTTCAGGAAGGCGACACCATCAGCGTTGATGTTGACGCGCGCAGCCTGAACGTAGACCTGAGCG